A stretch of Manis javanica isolate MJ-LG chromosome 1, MJ_LKY, whole genome shotgun sequence DNA encodes these proteins:
- the ARID5A gene encoding AT-rich interactive domain-containing protein 5A isoform X2: protein MRFEESTVPLSAEGCADPSAVTGFSPPTLCFLFTFLFSSFHVSCPPCSVPRQERAPPVKGKRKPSEGGDPLDSPLYPLPNGDQSRSQSPAQLEDSPEAGGEREEEQAFLVSLYKFMKERHTPIERVPHLGFKQINLWKIYKAVEKLGAYEMVTGRRLWKNVYDELGGSPGSTSAATCTRRHYERLVLPYVRHLKGEDDKPLPASKPRKQYKMAKEPRGDDRATERPKKAKEEKQVDQMMPGKTKKDATIDLAQLPSQELPRNGTEQAGTAPGSSLPFVGASSCPEAYKQLLSSFYCKGIHGIMSPLAKKKLLAQVSKVEALQCQEEGCHHGAGGPNGEPQASSAVLSPDCSPSSGGPAENSRHQLTPQERLQASGGSLREEAQAGPHMPAPIFTGCFHAYPTKVVKPVSQHPRDFFPSLKDGVLLGPPGKEEGLPVKEPQLVWGGNASRPSAFHKGGSRKGSLYPKPKACWVSPMAKVPAESPMPLPNFPSSPGLSNKRSLEEEGFAHSGKKLRAVSPFLKEVDAKECGAKSVGPGLAVSCLLGPALGPALPDAYRGTMLRCPLNFAGTPDPLKAQATLPFSPLVIPAFPAHFLATTAPSPMATGLMHFPPASFDSALRHRFCPASSAWHVPPATTYAAPHFFPLNTKL, encoded by the exons ATGCGCTTTGAAGAATCAACTGTTCCCCTTTCAGCAGAGGGGTGTGCAGATCCGTCGGCGGTTACCGGCTTCTCGCCCCCTactctgtgttttctctttacttttttgttttcttcctttcatgtCTCCTGTccaccctgctctgtgccccGGCAGGAAAGAG CACCTCCTGTTAAAGGGAAAAGGAAGCCATCAGAGGGGGGTGACCCCCTAGACTCACCACTGTACCCTCTCCCCAATGGTGATCAGAGCAGGAGCCAGAGCCCTGCCCAGCTGGAG GACTCCCCCGAGGCAGGCGGGGAGCGGGAGGAGGAGCAGGCCTTCCTGGTCAGCCTCTACAAGTTCATGAAGGAGCGACACACGCCCATCGAGAGGGTGCCCCATCTCGGCTTCAAGCAGA TTAACCTGTGGAAGATCTACAAGGCAGTGGAGAAGCTGGGGGCCTATGAGATG GTGACCGGCCGCCGCCTCTGGAAGAACGTGTATGACGAGCTGGGGGGCAGCCCTGGCAGCACGAGCGCAGCCACTTGCACGCGCCGCCACTACGAGAG GCTGGTCCTCCCTTATGTGCGGCACCTGAAGGGGGAGGACGACAAGCCACTGCCCGCCTCCAAGCCCAGGAAGCAATACAAGATGGCCAAGGAGCCTCGGGGGGATGACAGGGCCACTGAGAGGCCAAAGAAGGCCAAGGAGGAGAAGCAGGTAGACCAG ATGATGCCAGGAAAGACCAAAAAAGATGCCACCATTGACCTGGCACAGCTTCCCAGCCAAGAGCTCCCCAGGAATGGCACAGAACAGGCAGGCACAGCCCCTGGATCCTCCCTGCCCTTCGTGGGTGCCAGCAGCTGCCCTGAAGCCTACAAGCAGCTCCTGTCCAGCTTCTACTGCAAAGGGATACATGGCATCATGTCACCACTGGCCAAAAAGAAGCTCCTGGCCCAAGTGAGCAAGGTTGAGGCCTTGCAGTGCCAGGAGGAGGGCTGTCACCATGGGGCAGGTGGCCCAAATGGGGAGCCCCAGGCATCCTCAGCCGTTCTCAGCCCGGATTGTTCCCCGAGTTCTGGAGGACCAGCTGAAAACTCCAGGCACCAGCTGACCCCTCAGGAGAGACTGCAGGCCTCTGGTGGCAGCCTCAGGGAGGAGGCTCAAGCTGGACCCCACATGCCAGCTCCCATCTTCACTGGCTGTTTCCATGCCTACCCCACCAAGGTGGTGAAACCTGTCAGCCAACATCCCCGGGACTTCTTCCCCAGTCTTAAAGATGGGGTGCTACTGGGGCCCCCTGGCAAAGAGGAAGGGCTGCCGGTCAAAGAGCCCCAGCTGGTGTGGGGTGGGAATGCCAGCCGGCCTTCTGCATTCCACAAAGGTGGCTCCAGAAAGGGCAGCCTCTACCCTAAGCCCAAAGCCTGCTGGGTGTCCCCCATGGCCAAGGTCCCTGCTGAGAGCCCCATGCCCCTACCCAACTTCCCAAGCAGCCCTGGCTTGAGCAACAAGCGCAGCCTGGAGGAAGAGGGCTTTGCCCATAGTGGCAAAAAACTGCGGGCAGTGTCTCCCTTTCTTAAGGAGGTAGATGCCAAGGAGTGTGGGGCCAAATCCGTGGGGCCAGGTTTGGCCGTCTCCTGTCTGCTGggcccagccctggggcctgCCCTCCCGGACGCCTACAGGGGCACCATGCTGCGCTGCCCACTGAACTTTGCTGGCACCCCAGACCCTTTAAAGGCCCAGGCCACACTCCCCTTCAGCCCCCTGGTCATCCCAGCCTTCCCGGCCCACTTCCTGGCCACTACAGCCCCCTCACCCATGGCCACTGGCCTGATGCACTTCCCACCAGCATCCTTTGACAGTGCTCTCCGCCACAGATTCTGCCCGGCCTCATCTGCCTGGCATGTGCCGCCTGCCACAACCTATGCAGCACCCCACTTCTTCCCCCTCAACACCAAACTGTAG
- the ARID5A gene encoding AT-rich interactive domain-containing protein 5A isoform X6, with product MVTGRRLWKNVYDELGGSPGSTSAATCTRRHYERLVLPYVRHLKGEDDKPLPASKPRKQYKMAKEPRGDDRATERPKKAKEEKQVDQMMPGKTKKDATIDLAQLPSQELPRNGTEQAGTAPGSSLPFVGASSCPEAYKQLLSSFYCKGIHGIMSPLAKKKLLAQVSKVEALQCQEEGCHHGAGGPNGEPQASSAVLSPDCSPSSGGPAENSRHQLTPQERLQASGGSLREEAQAGPHMPAPIFTGCFHAYPTKVVKPVSQHPRDFFPSLKDGVLLGPPGKEEGLPVKEPQLVWGGNASRPSAFHKGGSRKGSLYPKPKACWVSPMAKVPAESPMPLPNFPSSPGLSNKRSLEEEGFAHSGKKLRAVSPFLKEVDAKECGAKSVGPGLAVSCLLGPALGPALPDAYRGTMLRCPLNFAGTPDPLKAQATLPFSPLVIPAFPAHFLATTAPSPMATGLMHFPPASFDSALRHRFCPASSAWHVPPATTYAAPHFFPLNTKL from the exons ATG GTGACCGGCCGCCGCCTCTGGAAGAACGTGTATGACGAGCTGGGGGGCAGCCCTGGCAGCACGAGCGCAGCCACTTGCACGCGCCGCCACTACGAGAG GCTGGTCCTCCCTTATGTGCGGCACCTGAAGGGGGAGGACGACAAGCCACTGCCCGCCTCCAAGCCCAGGAAGCAATACAAGATGGCCAAGGAGCCTCGGGGGGATGACAGGGCCACTGAGAGGCCAAAGAAGGCCAAGGAGGAGAAGCAGGTAGACCAG ATGATGCCAGGAAAGACCAAAAAAGATGCCACCATTGACCTGGCACAGCTTCCCAGCCAAGAGCTCCCCAGGAATGGCACAGAACAGGCAGGCACAGCCCCTGGATCCTCCCTGCCCTTCGTGGGTGCCAGCAGCTGCCCTGAAGCCTACAAGCAGCTCCTGTCCAGCTTCTACTGCAAAGGGATACATGGCATCATGTCACCACTGGCCAAAAAGAAGCTCCTGGCCCAAGTGAGCAAGGTTGAGGCCTTGCAGTGCCAGGAGGAGGGCTGTCACCATGGGGCAGGTGGCCCAAATGGGGAGCCCCAGGCATCCTCAGCCGTTCTCAGCCCGGATTGTTCCCCGAGTTCTGGAGGACCAGCTGAAAACTCCAGGCACCAGCTGACCCCTCAGGAGAGACTGCAGGCCTCTGGTGGCAGCCTCAGGGAGGAGGCTCAAGCTGGACCCCACATGCCAGCTCCCATCTTCACTGGCTGTTTCCATGCCTACCCCACCAAGGTGGTGAAACCTGTCAGCCAACATCCCCGGGACTTCTTCCCCAGTCTTAAAGATGGGGTGCTACTGGGGCCCCCTGGCAAAGAGGAAGGGCTGCCGGTCAAAGAGCCCCAGCTGGTGTGGGGTGGGAATGCCAGCCGGCCTTCTGCATTCCACAAAGGTGGCTCCAGAAAGGGCAGCCTCTACCCTAAGCCCAAAGCCTGCTGGGTGTCCCCCATGGCCAAGGTCCCTGCTGAGAGCCCCATGCCCCTACCCAACTTCCCAAGCAGCCCTGGCTTGAGCAACAAGCGCAGCCTGGAGGAAGAGGGCTTTGCCCATAGTGGCAAAAAACTGCGGGCAGTGTCTCCCTTTCTTAAGGAGGTAGATGCCAAGGAGTGTGGGGCCAAATCCGTGGGGCCAGGTTTGGCCGTCTCCTGTCTGCTGggcccagccctggggcctgCCCTCCCGGACGCCTACAGGGGCACCATGCTGCGCTGCCCACTGAACTTTGCTGGCACCCCAGACCCTTTAAAGGCCCAGGCCACACTCCCCTTCAGCCCCCTGGTCATCCCAGCCTTCCCGGCCCACTTCCTGGCCACTACAGCCCCCTCACCCATGGCCACTGGCCTGATGCACTTCCCACCAGCATCCTTTGACAGTGCTCTCCGCCACAGATTCTGCCCGGCCTCATCTGCCTGGCATGTGCCGCCTGCCACAACCTATGCAGCACCCCACTTCTTCCCCCTCAACACCAAACTGTAG
- the ARID5A gene encoding AT-rich interactive domain-containing protein 5A isoform X5, which yields MLDSPEAGGEREEEQAFLVSLYKFMKERHTPIERVPHLGFKQINLWKIYKAVEKLGAYEMHLERKPFPSSPVCCRKEGPTLPTATLLLQVTGRRLWKNVYDELGGSPGSTSAATCTRRHYERLVLPYVRHLKGEDDKPLPASKPRKQYKMAKEPRGDDRATERPKKAKEEKQVDQMMPGKTKKDATIDLAQLPSQELPRNGTEQAGTAPGSSLPFVGASSCPEAYKQLLSSFYCKGIHGIMSPLAKKKLLAQVSKVEALQCQEEGCHHGAGGPNGEPQASSAVLSPDCSPSSGGPAENSRHQLTPQERLQASGGSLREEAQAGPHMPAPIFTGCFHAYPTKVVKPVSQHPRDFFPSLKDGVLLGPPGKEEGLPVKEPQLVWGGNASRPSAFHKGGSRKGSLYPKPKACWVSPMAKVPAESPMPLPNFPSSPGLSNKRSLEEEGFAHSGKKLRAVSPFLKEVDAKECGAKSVGPGLAVSCLLGPALGPALPDAYRGTMLRCPLNFAGTPDPLKAQATLPFSPLVIPAFPAHFLATTAPSPMATGLMHFPPASFDSALRHRFCPASSAWHVPPATTYAAPHFFPLNTKL from the exons ATGCTG GACTCCCCCGAGGCAGGCGGGGAGCGGGAGGAGGAGCAGGCCTTCCTGGTCAGCCTCTACAAGTTCATGAAGGAGCGACACACGCCCATCGAGAGGGTGCCCCATCTCGGCTTCAAGCAGA TTAACCTGTGGAAGATCTACAAGGCAGTGGAGAAGCTGGGGGCCTATGAGATG CATCTGGAGCGGAAACCCTTCCCCAGCTCTCCCGTGTGCTGCAGGAAGGAGGGGCCCACCTTGCCCACTGCTACTTTGCTGCTCCAA GTGACCGGCCGCCGCCTCTGGAAGAACGTGTATGACGAGCTGGGGGGCAGCCCTGGCAGCACGAGCGCAGCCACTTGCACGCGCCGCCACTACGAGAG GCTGGTCCTCCCTTATGTGCGGCACCTGAAGGGGGAGGACGACAAGCCACTGCCCGCCTCCAAGCCCAGGAAGCAATACAAGATGGCCAAGGAGCCTCGGGGGGATGACAGGGCCACTGAGAGGCCAAAGAAGGCCAAGGAGGAGAAGCAGGTAGACCAG ATGATGCCAGGAAAGACCAAAAAAGATGCCACCATTGACCTGGCACAGCTTCCCAGCCAAGAGCTCCCCAGGAATGGCACAGAACAGGCAGGCACAGCCCCTGGATCCTCCCTGCCCTTCGTGGGTGCCAGCAGCTGCCCTGAAGCCTACAAGCAGCTCCTGTCCAGCTTCTACTGCAAAGGGATACATGGCATCATGTCACCACTGGCCAAAAAGAAGCTCCTGGCCCAAGTGAGCAAGGTTGAGGCCTTGCAGTGCCAGGAGGAGGGCTGTCACCATGGGGCAGGTGGCCCAAATGGGGAGCCCCAGGCATCCTCAGCCGTTCTCAGCCCGGATTGTTCCCCGAGTTCTGGAGGACCAGCTGAAAACTCCAGGCACCAGCTGACCCCTCAGGAGAGACTGCAGGCCTCTGGTGGCAGCCTCAGGGAGGAGGCTCAAGCTGGACCCCACATGCCAGCTCCCATCTTCACTGGCTGTTTCCATGCCTACCCCACCAAGGTGGTGAAACCTGTCAGCCAACATCCCCGGGACTTCTTCCCCAGTCTTAAAGATGGGGTGCTACTGGGGCCCCCTGGCAAAGAGGAAGGGCTGCCGGTCAAAGAGCCCCAGCTGGTGTGGGGTGGGAATGCCAGCCGGCCTTCTGCATTCCACAAAGGTGGCTCCAGAAAGGGCAGCCTCTACCCTAAGCCCAAAGCCTGCTGGGTGTCCCCCATGGCCAAGGTCCCTGCTGAGAGCCCCATGCCCCTACCCAACTTCCCAAGCAGCCCTGGCTTGAGCAACAAGCGCAGCCTGGAGGAAGAGGGCTTTGCCCATAGTGGCAAAAAACTGCGGGCAGTGTCTCCCTTTCTTAAGGAGGTAGATGCCAAGGAGTGTGGGGCCAAATCCGTGGGGCCAGGTTTGGCCGTCTCCTGTCTGCTGggcccagccctggggcctgCCCTCCCGGACGCCTACAGGGGCACCATGCTGCGCTGCCCACTGAACTTTGCTGGCACCCCAGACCCTTTAAAGGCCCAGGCCACACTCCCCTTCAGCCCCCTGGTCATCCCAGCCTTCCCGGCCCACTTCCTGGCCACTACAGCCCCCTCACCCATGGCCACTGGCCTGATGCACTTCCCACCAGCATCCTTTGACAGTGCTCTCCGCCACAGATTCTGCCCGGCCTCATCTGCCTGGCATGTGCCGCCTGCCACAACCTATGCAGCACCCCACTTCTTCCCCCTCAACACCAAACTGTAG
- the ARID5A gene encoding AT-rich interactive domain-containing protein 5A isoform X3 yields MPSLTAPPVKGKRKPSEGGDPLDSPLYPLPNGDQSRSQSPAQLEDSPEAGGEREEEQAFLVSLYKFMKERHTPIERVPHLGFKQINLWKIYKAVEKLGAYEMHLERKPFPSSPVCCRKEGPTLPTATLLLQVTGRRLWKNVYDELGGSPGSTSAATCTRRHYERLVLPYVRHLKGEDDKPLPASKPRKQYKMAKEPRGDDRATERPKKAKEEKQVDQMMPGKTKKDATIDLAQLPSQELPRNGTEQAGTAPGSSLPFVGASSCPEAYKQLLSSFYCKGIHGIMSPLAKKKLLAQVSKVEALQCQEEGCHHGAGGPNGEPQASSAVLSPDCSPSSGGPAENSRHQLTPQERLQASGGSLREEAQAGPHMPAPIFTGCFHAYPTKVVKPVSQHPRDFFPSLKDGVLLGPPGKEEGLPVKEPQLVWGGNASRPSAFHKGGSRKGSLYPKPKACWVSPMAKVPAESPMPLPNFPSSPGLSNKRSLEEEGFAHSGKKLRAVSPFLKEVDAKECGAKSVGPGLAVSCLLGPALGPALPDAYRGTMLRCPLNFAGTPDPLKAQATLPFSPLVIPAFPAHFLATTAPSPMATGLMHFPPASFDSALRHRFCPASSAWHVPPATTYAAPHFFPLNTKL; encoded by the exons CACCTCCTGTTAAAGGGAAAAGGAAGCCATCAGAGGGGGGTGACCCCCTAGACTCACCACTGTACCCTCTCCCCAATGGTGATCAGAGCAGGAGCCAGAGCCCTGCCCAGCTGGAG GACTCCCCCGAGGCAGGCGGGGAGCGGGAGGAGGAGCAGGCCTTCCTGGTCAGCCTCTACAAGTTCATGAAGGAGCGACACACGCCCATCGAGAGGGTGCCCCATCTCGGCTTCAAGCAGA TTAACCTGTGGAAGATCTACAAGGCAGTGGAGAAGCTGGGGGCCTATGAGATG CATCTGGAGCGGAAACCCTTCCCCAGCTCTCCCGTGTGCTGCAGGAAGGAGGGGCCCACCTTGCCCACTGCTACTTTGCTGCTCCAA GTGACCGGCCGCCGCCTCTGGAAGAACGTGTATGACGAGCTGGGGGGCAGCCCTGGCAGCACGAGCGCAGCCACTTGCACGCGCCGCCACTACGAGAG GCTGGTCCTCCCTTATGTGCGGCACCTGAAGGGGGAGGACGACAAGCCACTGCCCGCCTCCAAGCCCAGGAAGCAATACAAGATGGCCAAGGAGCCTCGGGGGGATGACAGGGCCACTGAGAGGCCAAAGAAGGCCAAGGAGGAGAAGCAGGTAGACCAG ATGATGCCAGGAAAGACCAAAAAAGATGCCACCATTGACCTGGCACAGCTTCCCAGCCAAGAGCTCCCCAGGAATGGCACAGAACAGGCAGGCACAGCCCCTGGATCCTCCCTGCCCTTCGTGGGTGCCAGCAGCTGCCCTGAAGCCTACAAGCAGCTCCTGTCCAGCTTCTACTGCAAAGGGATACATGGCATCATGTCACCACTGGCCAAAAAGAAGCTCCTGGCCCAAGTGAGCAAGGTTGAGGCCTTGCAGTGCCAGGAGGAGGGCTGTCACCATGGGGCAGGTGGCCCAAATGGGGAGCCCCAGGCATCCTCAGCCGTTCTCAGCCCGGATTGTTCCCCGAGTTCTGGAGGACCAGCTGAAAACTCCAGGCACCAGCTGACCCCTCAGGAGAGACTGCAGGCCTCTGGTGGCAGCCTCAGGGAGGAGGCTCAAGCTGGACCCCACATGCCAGCTCCCATCTTCACTGGCTGTTTCCATGCCTACCCCACCAAGGTGGTGAAACCTGTCAGCCAACATCCCCGGGACTTCTTCCCCAGTCTTAAAGATGGGGTGCTACTGGGGCCCCCTGGCAAAGAGGAAGGGCTGCCGGTCAAAGAGCCCCAGCTGGTGTGGGGTGGGAATGCCAGCCGGCCTTCTGCATTCCACAAAGGTGGCTCCAGAAAGGGCAGCCTCTACCCTAAGCCCAAAGCCTGCTGGGTGTCCCCCATGGCCAAGGTCCCTGCTGAGAGCCCCATGCCCCTACCCAACTTCCCAAGCAGCCCTGGCTTGAGCAACAAGCGCAGCCTGGAGGAAGAGGGCTTTGCCCATAGTGGCAAAAAACTGCGGGCAGTGTCTCCCTTTCTTAAGGAGGTAGATGCCAAGGAGTGTGGGGCCAAATCCGTGGGGCCAGGTTTGGCCGTCTCCTGTCTGCTGggcccagccctggggcctgCCCTCCCGGACGCCTACAGGGGCACCATGCTGCGCTGCCCACTGAACTTTGCTGGCACCCCAGACCCTTTAAAGGCCCAGGCCACACTCCCCTTCAGCCCCCTGGTCATCCCAGCCTTCCCGGCCCACTTCCTGGCCACTACAGCCCCCTCACCCATGGCCACTGGCCTGATGCACTTCCCACCAGCATCCTTTGACAGTGCTCTCCGCCACAGATTCTGCCCGGCCTCATCTGCCTGGCATGTGCCGCCTGCCACAACCTATGCAGCACCCCACTTCTTCCCCCTCAACACCAAACTGTAG
- the ARID5A gene encoding AT-rich interactive domain-containing protein 5A isoform X4 produces the protein MAPPVKGKRKPSEGGDPLDSPLYPLPNGDQSRSQSPAQLEDSPEAGGEREEEQAFLVSLYKFMKERHTPIERVPHLGFKQINLWKIYKAVEKLGAYEMHLERKPFPSSPVCCRKEGPTLPTATLLLQVTGRRLWKNVYDELGGSPGSTSAATCTRRHYERLVLPYVRHLKGEDDKPLPASKPRKQYKMAKEPRGDDRATERPKKAKEEKQVDQMMPGKTKKDATIDLAQLPSQELPRNGTEQAGTAPGSSLPFVGASSCPEAYKQLLSSFYCKGIHGIMSPLAKKKLLAQVSKVEALQCQEEGCHHGAGGPNGEPQASSAVLSPDCSPSSGGPAENSRHQLTPQERLQASGGSLREEAQAGPHMPAPIFTGCFHAYPTKVVKPVSQHPRDFFPSLKDGVLLGPPGKEEGLPVKEPQLVWGGNASRPSAFHKGGSRKGSLYPKPKACWVSPMAKVPAESPMPLPNFPSSPGLSNKRSLEEEGFAHSGKKLRAVSPFLKEVDAKECGAKSVGPGLAVSCLLGPALGPALPDAYRGTMLRCPLNFAGTPDPLKAQATLPFSPLVIPAFPAHFLATTAPSPMATGLMHFPPASFDSALRHRFCPASSAWHVPPATTYAAPHFFPLNTKL, from the exons ATGG CACCTCCTGTTAAAGGGAAAAGGAAGCCATCAGAGGGGGGTGACCCCCTAGACTCACCACTGTACCCTCTCCCCAATGGTGATCAGAGCAGGAGCCAGAGCCCTGCCCAGCTGGAG GACTCCCCCGAGGCAGGCGGGGAGCGGGAGGAGGAGCAGGCCTTCCTGGTCAGCCTCTACAAGTTCATGAAGGAGCGACACACGCCCATCGAGAGGGTGCCCCATCTCGGCTTCAAGCAGA TTAACCTGTGGAAGATCTACAAGGCAGTGGAGAAGCTGGGGGCCTATGAGATG CATCTGGAGCGGAAACCCTTCCCCAGCTCTCCCGTGTGCTGCAGGAAGGAGGGGCCCACCTTGCCCACTGCTACTTTGCTGCTCCAA GTGACCGGCCGCCGCCTCTGGAAGAACGTGTATGACGAGCTGGGGGGCAGCCCTGGCAGCACGAGCGCAGCCACTTGCACGCGCCGCCACTACGAGAG GCTGGTCCTCCCTTATGTGCGGCACCTGAAGGGGGAGGACGACAAGCCACTGCCCGCCTCCAAGCCCAGGAAGCAATACAAGATGGCCAAGGAGCCTCGGGGGGATGACAGGGCCACTGAGAGGCCAAAGAAGGCCAAGGAGGAGAAGCAGGTAGACCAG ATGATGCCAGGAAAGACCAAAAAAGATGCCACCATTGACCTGGCACAGCTTCCCAGCCAAGAGCTCCCCAGGAATGGCACAGAACAGGCAGGCACAGCCCCTGGATCCTCCCTGCCCTTCGTGGGTGCCAGCAGCTGCCCTGAAGCCTACAAGCAGCTCCTGTCCAGCTTCTACTGCAAAGGGATACATGGCATCATGTCACCACTGGCCAAAAAGAAGCTCCTGGCCCAAGTGAGCAAGGTTGAGGCCTTGCAGTGCCAGGAGGAGGGCTGTCACCATGGGGCAGGTGGCCCAAATGGGGAGCCCCAGGCATCCTCAGCCGTTCTCAGCCCGGATTGTTCCCCGAGTTCTGGAGGACCAGCTGAAAACTCCAGGCACCAGCTGACCCCTCAGGAGAGACTGCAGGCCTCTGGTGGCAGCCTCAGGGAGGAGGCTCAAGCTGGACCCCACATGCCAGCTCCCATCTTCACTGGCTGTTTCCATGCCTACCCCACCAAGGTGGTGAAACCTGTCAGCCAACATCCCCGGGACTTCTTCCCCAGTCTTAAAGATGGGGTGCTACTGGGGCCCCCTGGCAAAGAGGAAGGGCTGCCGGTCAAAGAGCCCCAGCTGGTGTGGGGTGGGAATGCCAGCCGGCCTTCTGCATTCCACAAAGGTGGCTCCAGAAAGGGCAGCCTCTACCCTAAGCCCAAAGCCTGCTGGGTGTCCCCCATGGCCAAGGTCCCTGCTGAGAGCCCCATGCCCCTACCCAACTTCCCAAGCAGCCCTGGCTTGAGCAACAAGCGCAGCCTGGAGGAAGAGGGCTTTGCCCATAGTGGCAAAAAACTGCGGGCAGTGTCTCCCTTTCTTAAGGAGGTAGATGCCAAGGAGTGTGGGGCCAAATCCGTGGGGCCAGGTTTGGCCGTCTCCTGTCTGCTGggcccagccctggggcctgCCCTCCCGGACGCCTACAGGGGCACCATGCTGCGCTGCCCACTGAACTTTGCTGGCACCCCAGACCCTTTAAAGGCCCAGGCCACACTCCCCTTCAGCCCCCTGGTCATCCCAGCCTTCCCGGCCCACTTCCTGGCCACTACAGCCCCCTCACCCATGGCCACTGGCCTGATGCACTTCCCACCAGCATCCTTTGACAGTGCTCTCCGCCACAGATTCTGCCCGGCCTCATCTGCCTGGCATGTGCCGCCTGCCACAACCTATGCAGCACCCCACTTCTTCCCCCTCAACACCAAACTGTAG